A genomic window from Bos javanicus breed banteng chromosome 13, ARS-OSU_banteng_1.0, whole genome shotgun sequence includes:
- the KCNG1 gene encoding potassium voltage-gated channel subfamily G member 1 has protein sequence MTLLPGDNSDYDYSALSCTSDASFHPAFFPQSQSLKGVFYRRAQRLRPQDEPRQGGQPEDRRRQIIINVGGIKYSLPWTTLEEFPLTRLGQLKACTNFDDILNVCDDYDVTCNEFFFDRNPGAFGTILTFLRAGKLRLLREMCALSFQEELLYWGIAEDHLDGCCKRRYLQKIQEFAETVEREDEEDALDSEDPDSEGPAEEEGRLGRCMRRLRDMVERPHSGLPGKVFAFLSVLFVTVTAVNLSISTLPSLREEEEQGRCSQMCRNIFIVESVCVGWFSLEFLLRLIQAPNKFVFLRSPLTLIDMVAILPYYVTLLVDGASAGRRKPGTGNSYLDKVGLVLRVLRALRILYVMRLARHSLGLQTLGLTARRCTREFGLLLLFLCVAIALFAPLLYVIENEMAESPEFTSIPACYWWAVITMTTVGYGDMVPRSTPGQVVALSSILSGILLMAFPVTSIFHTFSRSYLELKQEQERVMFRRTQFLIKTKSQLSSMSHDSDILFGSASSDTRDNN, from the exons ATGACCCTCCTACCGGGAGACAATTCTGATTACGACTACAGCGCTCTGAGCTGCACGTCGGATGCCTCCTTCCATCCAGCCTTCTTCCCCCAAAGCCAATCACTCAAAGGCGTCTTCTACCGCCGGGCCCAGCGGCTGCGGCCACAGGACGAGCCCCGCCAAGGCGGCCAGCCCGAGGACCGCAGGCGGCAGATCATCATCAACGTGGGCGGCATCAAGTACTCGCTGCCCTGGACCACGCTGGAGGAGTTCCCGCTGACGCGGCTGGGCCAGCTCAAGGCCTGCACCAACTTCGACGACATCCTCAACGTGTGCGACGACTATGACGTCACCTGCAACGAGTTCTTCTTCGACCGCAACCCGGGCGCCTTCGGCACCATCCTGACCTTCCTGCGGGCGGGCAAGCTGCGGCTGCTGCGGGAGATGTGCGCCCTGTCCTTCCAGGAGGAGCTGCTCTACTGGGGCATCGCCGAGGACCACCTGGACGGCTGCTGCAAGCGCCGCTACCTGCAGAAGATCCAGGAGTTCGCCGAGACCGTGGAGCGGGAGGACGAGGAAGACGCGCTGGACAGCGAAGACCCCGACAGCGAGGGCCCCGCGGAGGAAGAGGGCCGCCTGGGCCGCTGTATGCGGCGGCTGCGCGACATGGTGGAAAGGCCGCACTCGGGGCTGCCCGGCAAGGTGTTCGCCTTCCTGTCGGTGCTCTTTGTCACGGTCACAGCTGTCAACCTCTCCATCAGCACGCTGCCCAGcctgagggaggaggaggagcag GGCCGGTGCTCCCAGATGTGCCGCAACATCTTCATCGTGGAGTCGGTATGCGTGGGCTGGTTCTCCCTCGAGTTCCTCCTGCGGCTCATCCAGGCGCCCAACAAGTTCGTGTTCCTTCGGAGCCCGCTGACGCTGATCGACATGGTGGCCATCCTGCCCTACTACGTCACCCTGCTGGTGGACGGCGCCTCCGCGGGCCGCCGCAAGCCCGGCACGGGCAACAGCTATCTGGACAAGGTGGGGCTGGTACTGCGAGTCCTGCGGGCGCTGCGCATCCTGTACGTCATGCGCCTGGCCCGCCACTCGCTGGGGCTGCAGACGCTGGGGCTCACGGCCCGCCGCTGTACCCGTGAGTTCGGGCTCCTGCTGCTCTTCCTCTGCGTGGCCATCGCGCTCTTCGCCCCGCTCCTCTACGTCATCGAGAACGAGATGGCTGAGAGCCCTGAGTTCACCAGCATCCCTGCCTGCTACTGGTGGGCCGTCATCACCATGACGACCGTGGGCTATGGCGACATGGTGCCCCGGAGCACGCCCGGCCAGGTGGTGGCTCTCAGCAGCATCCTCAGCGGCATCCTCCTCATGGCCTTCCCCGTGACCTCCATCTTCCACACCTTCTCCCGCTCCTACCTGGAGCTCAAGCAGGAGCAGGAGAGGGTGATGTTCCGCAGGACCCAGTTTCTCATCAAGACCAAGtcgcagctgagcagcatgtccCACGACAGTGACATCTTGTTTGGAAGTGCCTCCTCGGACACCAGAGACAATAACTGA